The sequence CCGCAAAAAGAGGGAAGACACCAGCCGCCATCAGGGACGGTGCGGTTACCGCGCAGTTAGGCCGCCACTCTGGACGGCTGGCAGCCTCCGGTGAGGCACGCCTTACCGGTCTCACTCTGGACGGCAAGGGTGGTGATGCGCGCCTCGCCTACCGGGTTGACGGTACCAAGCTCACCCTCGATGGGGTGCAGGGACGGCTGGGGGACACGCGTCTTGCCATCGCACGTCTGAGCGGGGAGCTCCCTCCCAAGGGGGCAACTGGACGCATCCCACTGGCCTGGGAGCTCGAAGGTGGGGCGCTGCGGCGGGGAGATCTCGAATTAACCGGTGTGGCGGGGCGCTTCAGCGGACAGATGGTGCGCTCCGGGGAGGAGCAGTGGCTGGAAGGGAAAGCCCATCTCTCAACCCGGTCGGTCTCGCTCAACGGGAAAGGGATCGGCGCACCCGCTTTGCAGGCGGTCTTCTCCAGGGAAGGGGGGAGAGCGGAGGTGAGCGGTTCGCTCCTGGGAGGAAAGTTCGCTGGACTAGGGCGGTTCCGCCCCTTCACCCCGGACACCGCTCAGTTCACTCTCTCCCTTACCGGTGCTGCGGCAGCCCAAGCGGCCGGTTTTCTGAAGCAAGACGCGGGGACAAGGCCCACCGGCGGCGAGCTCGACCTGCGCGCGAGCGGCAGCTACGCGGGGAGACGTGGGCTCGACTGCCGTTTCGATGCCAAAGGACGCAACCTCTCGGCGTCCAGGGACGGCAAGCGCGCCTTTTCCGGCGGATCCCTTTTCCTCTCGGGGAGCTACGCGGCCGGGAAGCTTTCCATAGGGGAGGGGCTCCTCTCTCCGGGAAAAGGGGTCGCCCTGCGGGTGCGGGGCGAGGTGGCGCGTGCCGCGTCGCCGGGGAGGGAGGGCACCATCGCCTTTTCCCTTCCCGAGACCCCGGTGGACACCCTCGTCGACACCGCCGTCAACCTGATGCCGCAGGCGGTGCAGGAGGCGACCCTCAAGGGAACGCTCTCGGGCGGCGGGAAGCTCGAGCTGCGGGGCGGACGGCAGCTCCTCGAGGGACGGCTCGAGGTCCATGGCGGTGGCATCGATTCTCCCTCCCAGAAGCTCACTATTTCAGGCATCGCCGGAACCCTCCCGGTTTCCATGGATTTCTCGGCGAAGGCCGCACCTCGTCCCCGCGACAGCAGGGAGTTCAGCCGTGGCAATTACCGGCGCGTTCTCGAAGAACTCAAGGGTATGTCTGCGGGGGGCAACGCGCTGAACATCGACCGCATATCCTACGGAACGCTGCAGCTCGAAAAGCTCGCCCTGCAGTTGCGTGCGTCCAACGGCCTGATGGAGGTGCTCCCCGTGCGTGCGACGCTTTACAAGGGCGCCATCCTCGGGACCGGCTATCTTGCCATGGGGACTAAGGCGGTCTATCGGGCCGACCTCTTGGTGAACGGGGTGAGCCTGAAGCAGCTCTGCGGCAGCATCCCGAGTGTCCAGGGGTACATCTCGGGGAAGGTGGACGGCGTCATCAGTTTCCGCGGCACTGGGGGGGGCATCGACGGCACCGCGGGTTTCGTGGAACTGTGGGCGCGCGAAGGGAAGGACGAGAAGATGCTGGTCAGCAAGGAGTTCCTGCAGCGGCTGGCGAAGCAGAAACTGAGCGGGTTCTTTTTAAGCCGCGATCGCCCGTATGACGCGGCGGAGATCAAGGCGACCCTGCAGGACGGGGACCTCACCTTCAACACCTTGAGGATCGTCAACACCAACTTAGTCGGTGTGAAGGATCTGAACGTGAACATAGCGCCGACCCAGAACCGCATAGGACTCGGCCATCTCCTGGAGTCGATCAGGGAGGCGGCGGTGCGCGGCAAGCCGGCGACCGGAGAGCCGGAGCAGAAAAAGGGCGCGGCAACGCCACCGCCGGAAGCGGCGCCTGAGTTCAAGTGGGAAGAGTGAAGGTGCTGTGCTATATTCATGAACGACGATACTAACGCCGGAGGCCTTTATGAAAACGAAACTGATCAAGCTGCTGTTCTCTGTTTCCTGTATTTTCCTTGCCGCGTGTGCGGTGATCACGGTGAACGTCTATTTTCCGGAGAAGGCTGCCAAGGAGGCGTACAAGTCCCTCGACGACATGCTGCTGAAAACCGGTGAGGCTCCCGGCAGCCAGAAAGTTCCTCCCGGGGTGCCGCCCGCCGCGCCGCAGGATAAGCCGCAGAGCCGGGTCTTTGATTTCTCACTGGTCACCGCGGCTTATGCGGCCGACACCGATGCCGACGCCGATGCCCTGGCCGTCGAGCTCTCGAGCATGCCACAGGTGCTGAAGGCCTACGACGACATGAGCAAGCGGCTCCCGCGGCTGAACACGCTTTTTGCCAGTGGCGCCGTCGGCCTCTCCAAGCAGGGTCTCGTTGTGATACCTCCTTCGGCCAAAGGGAAGCTCGCCCCGCAGGACGAGGCGCTGGTCTCCTCGGAAAACCAGAGCCGCAAGGTCGTCGTGACGAGCATGGCGAAGGCGATTCTCAAGCTGCAAAAGCAGAAGGAGAGCAAGGAGGCGATGAATCAGGTATTGGGGAAAGCGGCGGCAACCTTCGCCGAGACGAAGCGTGAGGCGGCCCAGCCCGGATGGTGGGTGCAGCTGCAAAACGACCGCTGGGTGCAGAAGTAGCGGCAAGCCGAGCCGAAAAAGAGAGGTTTGACCGAGGAGGCCACGTACGATCACGTGGCCTCCTTTATTTCCAGCTGTTAGATGAAAGTGAAGCCGGCCTGAAAGGAGGGATCCAGGTGGTGCAACTGAGTGTGCAAGTTTTGAACTGCTGTTCAAAAACTGCAAAGGCTATAAGTTGTGATTACTTAGCGCGGATAGCCGGGGCCGCCCAACCTTTACTGTGCAGAAGTTGAACTTTGCCTGTTGGCGGGCAGCTCGGTGCGCGTTGGATCTTTTCCTTTATAAATCAACCAGTTTAGAAAAGTTTTGTCTGCCGATACAGTTGGCATCGCTCTTGTAATAGTGAAGGCAAGAGCGGGCGAAACGAGCCGTTCGACCAAACAAAACCCAACTTTTGCGCCGACGGTGGAGTCCTCCTTTCGCTTCGGCGCTTTTTTTTTGTCCGGATTCCGCCTTTCAGGCGAAGAGCAGCCTTCCAAGCTTAGCTTTCGCCGTTCCTCCGGAAAGATCGGGAACGATTTCCAGCTCGAGCGCCGTCACCCCGGCCAGTTCCACCTGGTATTCCTCCTGTTCGACCGTGGTGCCGGGAGGGGCGAAGGTGAACTGCTGCCGCACGATCTCGCGGAAGGTCTCGCCTCCGTCCTGCGCATAGCGCAACACGAACTCTTGGGTCCTGCCGACCTCTTCCTCGCTGATGAGCAGGTAGACCCGGGAAATCCTCTGGGGGTGGTCGAACAGCACGCGGATCCGCTGGGGGCCTGATGCGTCGGCACACCATCCGGGGGCACCGATGGGCTGCAGCGCCGACTCGATCGGCTGCAGCGGGTCCTCCGAGGTGATTTCGACCCGCGCGATGCTCTCGATATCCAACCAGTTGATCCCCTTTCTGGTGGCGTCCGGGCTTTCCTGCGTAACGATGGATTTGCGCATGTCTTCTCCTTTTTGTGTGCTGTGGACTCTTCGCTGCGGCCTCTACAGGAACAGCGCGACGCTCCACCATGCGATCAAGGCGGCTTCCAGCACCGCGTCCAGCAGATATACCGGCGCTATAACCTTTTTGATCGCATAGACGACGTCGATTGCGGCAAGGGCAGCGGCGCTGCCGGTGGCGAGAACTACCACGGGTAGAGCGACTTCGGAGCGCGCCCCCGCGATGAGAAGTGCGAGTCCGATCACCGCCAGTACGAGACCGACCGTCTTCACGAGCCAAAGGTCCGTCTTCGGGCCGGTGACCGCCATGAAGCTGTGGATGCTGAAGATGGGCCATATCCCGGTGATGAAGAAGTACCCGCCTTGAAAGAGTGCGACCGTGTCCAGCATGGAGCCTCCCGTGTCACTACTGGAGCTGCCCGTGGTCGGCAAAACTGTAGAACTCGTTTTCCCCGATGATGATGTGGTCGAGCACGCGGATCCCCATTAGCTGTCCCGCCTCGCAGAGACGACGGGTAACCTCGAGATCCTCGGGGCTGGGAGTAGGGTCGCCGGTCGGGTGGTTGTGCAGAAGGATCATCGCCGCCGCAGACTGGCGCACCGCCGCGTTGAACACCTCGCGGGGGTGCACGATGCTTTGGTTCAGCGATCCCTCCGAGATCTGTGCACGGGTGATGATGCGGTTTTTGCCGTCGAGCAGGAGCACCATGAAATGTTCCGTGTGGCGGTCCCGGAACTCGTGGTTCAGCTGTTCGAAGACCTGGGAGGCGGAGGTGAAGCGGACGAAGGACTCGATGGGGCGCCCCTCCTTTTCGCGGATGCGCCTGGATAGGTCGAGGGCGGCGAGGATGCAGGTGGCCTTGGCCGGGCCGATCCCCTTCACCTGCTGGATCTCAAGGCACGAGGCATCGGCCAGGGCACGCAACGACTTGAACTGGAGCATGAGTTCGCGGCCGAGGTCGATAGCACTCCGGCCGCTTGCGGCGTCCCCGCTCCCTAGGATCAGCGCGAGCAGTTCGGCTTCGGACAGGGCCGAGGCCCCTTTCCGCATCAGCTTTTCCCGTGGACGTTCCGCCACGGGCCACGACTTGATACCGCCGCTCATGTGTCCTCCCGGACCACGGTGTTAAAAAATTAAGGATAAATAATACACAGGCGGCGGCGTGGCGCCAGTCCCTCTGGGCGCGCAATGGTAAACGCCGAGTCGCTAATTAGTGCGGTTGCATTACGTAATTCATTGTTTAATATTTGTCGCGGATGTGCTATATCTCCCCAGTTTGCAACTAGATTCGGCCTGGGGCCGACACTGATCGGAGGATTAAATGTTTGGGTTGATACCGAAAGATGAAAAGTTTTTCGCCATGTTCAGGGATATGTCTCACAACATCATCGAGGGGGCACAACTCCTTAAGGACATGCTGGATAACTTTGACGATCCGGTGGCCAGCCAGCGCAAGATCAAAGAGGTCGAGCACAAGGGCGACACCATCACCCACGACATCATCAAGAAGCTGAACAAGAGCTTCATCACCCCCTTCGACCGCGAGGACATCTACGCTCTCTCCTCGGCCCTTGACGACATCCTCGACCTGATCGATGCCTCCGCGCAACGCTTCGTCATGTACAACGTCTCCAAGCCGACTCCCGAGTCGAAAGAACTCGCCTTCCTCATCCTCAAATCCTGCCAGACCATCGACAAGACGGTCGCCCTGCTCGGCGGCAAACTCGAGCCGATCAGCGCTTACTGCATCGAGGTCAACGCCTTGGAGAACGAGGCGGACCGCGTCTGCCGCGAGGCGATCAGCCGTCTCTTCGCCGAGGAGAAGGATCCGATCCAGCTCATCAAGTGGAAGGAGATCTACGAGACCCTCGAGACTGCGACGGACAAGTGCGAGGATGCCGCGAACATCCTGGAAAGCGTGGTGGTAAAAAATGCCTGAGGTAACCCTGGTCCTGCTGGTCGCGGTCATCGGCGCGGCCTTGTTGTTCGACTACATCAACGGCTTCCACGATACCGCCAACGCCATCGCAACCTGCGTCTCCACGCGGGCCCTCACCGTGAGGACCGCCATCTTCATGGCGGCCGGGCTGAACTTCGTCGGGGCGATGATCTCCACCAAGGTTGCCGCGACCATCGGCAAGGGGATCGTCGACGCCAACAACATCACCCAGGTGGTGGTCTTGGCCGGCATCTTCGGGGCGATCATCTGGAACCTGATCACCTGGTACTACGGGCTCCCGTCCTCCTCTTCGCACGCCATCATCGGCGGCCTGGTCGGGTCGGTGGTCGCGCATGCCGGGACCGGCGCGCTGCACTGGGCCGGGCTTAAGAAGATCGTCACCGTTCTCGTCGTTTCCCCGATCGCCGGCGCCTTCTTCGGTTTCATGTTCATGGTGGGGATGATGTGGATTTTCAGGAACAAGGCTCCCTACAACCTGAACAAGGTGTTCCGCAAGCTGCAGATCCTCTCCGCCGCGGTGATGGCCTTCTCGCACGGCACCGCCGACGCCCAGAAGTCCATGGGGGTCATCACCATGGCCCTTGTGAGCTACGGCTCCCTCGCCACCTTCGACGTTCCCAACTGGGTCAAGATCTCCTGCGCCGTGGCCATGGGCCTTGGCACCGCCGCGGGCGGCTGGAGGATCATCAAGACGGTCGGGCACGACTTCGTGAAGCTGCAGCCCGTGCACGGCTTCTGCGTGGAGACCGCTTCCGCCGGGGTCATCCTGGGCGCCTCGGCCATGGGGCTTCCCACCTCGACCACGCACGTCATCACCTCTTCCATTCTCGGCGTGGGGCTCTCGAAAAGGATCTCGGCGGTGAACTGGGCGGTCGCCTACCGCATCGTCCTGGCATGGATCATCACCATACCAGCATCGGCCTCGGTCGGCTTTGTCAGCTACACCGTTTTCTCGCCGTTTCTGGGTAAGTAAAGCAGGAAGGAAATCGGGATGTGAATCGGGGGTGGCTGTGAGGCCGCTCCCGATTTTTTTTGGCTATTCCAACTCTTCGCCGACCTTGTCCATCTCTTCAGCCTGCTCCGCCTGGGTGGCGTCCTTGGCGCGGAAGCGGAGCACCAGATAGTAGCAGAGGAAGTAGGAGACGACGGCGGCGACGAAGCCGAGGATGGAGGAACCGAGGACCAGCGACTTGGCGTAGCGCTCCAGGTTGTGCCACTCGAGCGCACCGGAAACGGGAAGGTCCTTGATGGGACGTCCGCGCAAGAAGGCTCCCAGCTTGTAACTGACGCCTAGAACGGGAACCATAGTGATGGGGGTGTTGACCCAGGCGCCGGTGATGCAGGTGAGCTTGTTAAGTCGGAAGAGAAAGGCGGCTGCTACGGCAAGTGCGGTGTGGAGGCCGAAGAACGGGGTGAAGCTTATGAAGACGCCGACAGCGAACCCGGCGGCGATGTGCCCCGGATGGTTGTCTAGCGAAAGAATGCTGTAAATCCGTTTTTTCCACAGCTCTTTGTTCAGCAACAGTCACCTCGAGAATGTCGCACAGTCTAAAGACCGCCCCGGTCTTTGTCAATGAGTTTGAGCCGTGGCTTTCCTTAAGAAAATTGCCACCGAGTATGAATCGTGTTAGTATCCTGGCCTTTACTAAACGTTATCGGAACCCTGCATGCGTAAAGAACTGCTCAAAAAAGTGAAGAGAATAGTGGTGAAGATCGGCTCCGGGGTGTTGACCTGTGAGGATAACGGGGTCGACCCGGTTTTCCTGAACGGCTTGGCCTCACAGATCGCGGGGCTGCGCGCGAAGGGGATCGAGGTGGTCGTGGTCTCCTCCGGTGCGGTGGCGGCGGGGCGTCCCGCCCTCGGGCTGCCGGATCGACCGCGCACCCTTCCGCAGAAGCAGGCCGCCGCAGCCGTCGGGCAGTCCCGCCTGATGCGCGCCTACGAGGAGGCCTTCTCCGGCTACGACCTGAAGGTCGCCCAGATCCTCTTGACCCGGGACGACTTGGCCAACCGGCGCCGCTTCCAGAATGCGCGCGGCACCCTTGATACGCTGCTTTCCTGCGGCATCATCCCGGTCATCAACGAGAACGACACGGTCGTCGTCGATGAGCTGAAGTTCGGCGACAACGACAACCTCTCCGCCCTCGTCACGAACCTCGTGGAGGCGCAGCTCCTTCTGATCATGACCGACATCGACGGTCTCTACACCGCCGACCCGCGTACCGACCCGGCGGCGACCCTCATCCACCAGGTGGGGGCGGTGACCCGGGAAATGGAGCGCGGCGCGGGGGGGAGCGGCACGAACGTCGGGACCGGCGGCATGGCAACCAAGCTCGCGGCGGCGAAAAAGGTGGTGAAGTCGGGCGTCGCCGCCATCATCTTCGCAGGGAAGGGTGAGGGGAACCTCGCCCGCGTCATGAGCGGGGAGCTTGTCGGTACGCTGTTTCTGCCGGCAGGCGAAGCGCTGAACCGCCGCAAGCACTGGATCGCCTTCACCATCAAGCCGGCAGGTAACCTCGTTGTCGATGCCGGCGCCAAGGGGGCCCTCGCCACCCACGGCAGGAGCCTCCTCCCGTCCGGGATCGTGAAGGTCGAGGGGCGCTTCGCCCGCGGGGCCTGCGTCAGAGTGCTCGACACCGAGGGGATCGAGTTCGCCCGCGGCATCGTCGATTATTCCAGCCAGGAGATCGAGAAGATCTGCCGGCACAAGAGCGGGGAGATCGAGGAGATCCTGGGCTTTAGGTACGGGGACGACGTCATCCACCGGGACAACTTGGTCATACTCTAGAAGCCGTTCTACGTTCTGCGTTCAACGTTCTACGTTACAATCTGAACCCCCTCGCCCTCCGGGCCTTGGTCTCGAATGATTTCGGGCCGCAGGCGGGAAAGAGGCGGGGTGAGAGGTTGGGTTTCAGCCTTACAAAAGTTGGAGGTACACATGTCAGTCGCCGAACAGATCCGCACCATCGCCGCCGAGGCCAGGCAGGCTTCCTTCGCCATGGCGAAACTCTCTTCCGCCGTCAAAAACGAGCTCCTGCTCGACATGGCGCACGGACTGGTGAATAACTGCGAGCAGATCATCGCCGAAAACAAGAAGGACCTCGAAGCCGGCAAAGAGCGCGGCCTTTCCGCTGCCATGCTGGACCGCCTCATGTTGAACGAGGTGCGCATCAAGGGGATGGCGGACGCCATCCGCGAGGTCGCGGCACTCCCCGACCCGGTGGGGGAGGTGACCGGCATGTGGAAGCGCCCCAACGACCTCATGGTCGGCAAGATGCGCATTCCGCTCGGGGTAATCGGCATCATCTACGAGTCCCGCCCGAACGTTACTTCCGACGCCGCGGTGCTCTGCCTTAAAAGCGGCAACGCCGTGGTGCTGCGCGGCGGCTCCGAGGCGATCCACTCGAACCTCGCCATCGCGGAGATCCTGAAAGCCGAACTCGCCAAACGCAATATCCCGGCGGCAGCCCTGTCGCTCATCCCCTTCACTGAGCGCGAGGGGGTGACCGAGATGCTCAAACAGGAGGAGTTCATCGACGTGATCATCCCGAGGGGGGGCGAGAGCCTGATCCGCTTCGTGGTCGAGAACTCGAAGATCCCGGTCATCAAGCACTACAAGGGGGTCTGCCATATCTTCGTGGACGCAACCGCCGACTTCGACATGGCGCGCGACATCATCATCAATGCGAAGGTGCAGCGCCCCGGCGTCTGCAACGCCCTGGAGACCCTGCTCATCCACAAGGACGTCGCGGAGCGCTTCGTCCCCTTCATTTACCAGGCGCTTTCCGAGCAGAAGGTGGAGGTGCGGGGCGATGAGGCATTCCGCAAGTTTGCACCGCAGGCCGGGGCGGCGACCGAGGAGGACTGGTACGCCGAATACCTGGAGCTGATCCTGGCTGCGCGGGTGGTGGATGGGATGGATGCCGCCATCGACCACATCAACCGTTACTGCTCGCTGCACACCGAGTCCATCATCACCGGCGACTACGCCAACGCCCAGCGCTTCATCCGCGAGGTGAACTCGGGGGTAGTCATGGTGAACGCCTCGACCCGCTTCTCGGACGGCAACCAGCTTGGCCTGGGAGCGGAGATCGGCATCTCGACTACGAAGCTTCATTCCTTCGGCCCGATGGGGCTCACCGACCTCACCACCACGAAGTTCATCGTGTACGGCTCGGGTCAGGTGCGGTCTTAAAAGCTTCAACGCAAAGAGGCAGAGCCGCAAAGACGCAAAGTTGAAAAGCAACAAGAAGTGGTTTCTTGGCGACTCCGCGCCTTGGCGCCTTTGCGTTAAAGCCTTGGTCTTCCTCCACTACTGGAGCCATGACAATGAAAATTGGGATACTGGGCGGCACGTTCAACCCGATCCATAACGCGCACCTGCGCATCGCCGAGGAGGTGCGCGACCTGTTCCAACTGGACCGGGTCATCTTCATCCCGGCGGCGACTCCGCCGCACAAACCGCAGGTGGGGGAGCTTTCCTTTGCGAGTCGTCTCGAGATGGTGCGCCTGGCGGTCGCCGACAACCCGAGTTTCGAGGTGTCGGACATGGAAGCGATTCGCGGCGGTCGCTCCTATTCGGTAGACACCCTGCGCCAGTTGCGCGCCGAGCGACCGGAGGACGAACTCTTCTTCATCATCGGCGCCGACTCCTTCAACGACATCGCCGCCTGGCATCGTTACGACGAGATCTTCACGCTTTGCAACGTGGTGAGCGTTCAGCGTCCCGGCTCCACCATCACCAGTCTCGCCAAGGCCCTCCCTGTTGCCATAGCAGGTGAGTTCTGCTATGATTCGGCGGCTAAACGCCTGAATCACAGCTCCGGGCACTGTGTTTATGCATTGGACGGCGTGCTGCTCGACATATCTTCAAGCCACATCCGCCGGCTCGTTAAGGCGGGCCGCTCGATCAGGTACCTCCTTCCGGAGGCCGTCGAGCACTACATAAAGGAACAAGGGTTATACGTTGATGCAAGATAAAGTGGTAATTCCGGCCGTGGAACGCGCCGTGAAATGTGCGGCATTCGCGCTGGACAAGAAGGCGCTCAACGTCAAGGTGCTCGAGATCAAGAACATCTCCAGCATCGCTGACTACCTGGTGCTCGCCACCGGGCGCTCCGATCGCCAGGTGCAGGCCATGGCCGACTCGGTCAAGCAGGGGCTCAAGCCGATCGACCAGGCGATCGACACCGAAGGGTACGACGAAGGGCGCTGGATCGTCGTCGACTTTGGGGACGTCATCGTGCACCTCTTCCAGGAGGAAGTCCGCGCCATCTACAACCTGGACGAACTCTGGTCGAGGGCGCCCAAGGTAGAGATCCCCGAGGAGTACCTCTGGGAGCATAAGGAAAAATGAGACTTAAGCTCCTTTGGGTCGGCAAGACCCAGGAGAGCTGGGTCCGCACCGGCATCGATGAGTACGCGGGAAGGGTGAGGCGTTACGCGCCGCTGGAGATCATGGAAGCCCGCGAGGAGAAGGGCGCACAGGCTGCCGCCATGCGCGAGCGCGAATGCGAGCGGCTCACCAAGCTCCTCCCTAAGGGGGGGAGGCTGGTGCTCCTCGACGAGCGGGGCGAGCAGATGAGCTCCCCCGAGTTCGCCTCCTTTCTCTCCAGAAACCGCGACCAGGGGACCCAGGACCTCGTCTTCGCAATCGGTGGCGCCTACGGCTTCACCGACGGCTTCCGCAAGGAGGCCTTCAAGTCGATCTCGCTCTCCAAGATGACCTTCACGCACCAGATGGTCCGGGTGTTCCTTCTTGAGCAGATCTACCGCGGCTTCACCATAATGAACGGTGAGCCGTACCATCATGAGTAACGCAAGTTGCTGAACATGTTGAACACAAAGGTGAAGACTTCCAGCTTCACCTTTTTTAATTGGATCTAATATTTCTAATGAGGGAGAATGCCATGCCGAAGAAGCCTCTGCTCTTGATGATCCTTGACGGCTGGGGGATCAACCCCGAAACGGAAGCCAACGCCGTCGCCCAGGCCGCTACCCCCAACATGAACCGCCTGACCGCGGAGTATCCCTCCGGTCAGATCGACGGCTCCGGTCTCGCGGTGGGGCTTCCCGCCGGACAGATGGGGAACTCCGAGGTCGGCCACACCAACATCGGAGCCGGCCGCGTGGTGTACCAGGACCTTACCAGGATCAGCAAGTCGATCGTAGACGGCGACTTCTTCACCAACGCGGCGCTCATCGCCTGCATGGAGAAGGCGAAGGCTGGGACCGGCAGGCTGCACCTCGCCGGTCTTCTCTCCGACGGCGGCGTGCACTCCCACGACACCCATCTTTACTCCCTCATCGAGATGGCCAAGCGCCAGGGCGTCTCAGAAGTCTTCGTGCACTGCCTGCTGGACGGCCGCGATACCCCGCCTCAAAGCGGTGCCGATTACCTGCGCAAACTGGAGAAGGAGATCGCGCGCATTGGCTGCGGCAGGATCGCCACGGTGATCGGCCGTTACTACGCCATGGACCGCGACAACCGCTGGGACCGCGTCGAGAAGGCGTACCGCGCCATGGTCTCCGGCGAGGGGAATCCCTTCCCGAGTGCCGAGGCCGCCATCAGGCAGAGCTACGCCGACGGGGTCACCGACGAGTTCGTTTTGCCAAGCGTGATCATGAACGGGGGTATCCCGGTGGGGAGGATGCAGGACGGGGACGGCTTCATCTTCTTCAACTTCCGCTCCGACCGCGCCCGCGAGATCACCCGCGCCTTCACCGATCCCGATTTCAGCGGCTTTACCCGCGATGTATGGCCGAGGCTTGCCTCCTACGTCTGCATGACCAGCTACGACGAGACCTTCGACCTTCCCGTCGCCTTCGGCCCGGAGGAGCTGGTCAACATCTTCCCGGAGGTGGTCAGCAATGCCGGTCTGACCCAGTTGCGCATCGCCGAGACCGAGAAGTACGCCCACGTCACCTTCTTCTTCAACGGTGGCCGGGAGGAGGCGTTTCCCGGTGAGGACCGCGCCCTAGTTCCTTCCCCGAAGGAGGTGGCGACCTACGACCAGAAGCCGGAGATGAGCGCGTACCTCGTCACCGATGAGCTCATGAAGCGGCTTGACGAGGACAAGTACGACGTCATCATCCTGAACTTCGCCAACGCGGACATGGTCGGTCACACCGGGATCTTCGCCGCCGCGGTTAAGGCGGTCGAGGCGGTCGACGAGTGTGTCGGCAAGC is a genomic window of Geomonas ferrireducens containing:
- a CDS encoding AsmA family protein codes for the protein MGNDVGRKFTLEGPGRLAAFCAAGLLALILLIFLALEIYLATPLPARQVSRLITSTLQQEFTVAKVGLSGRSVVLRGIRLHSPKGFAGPDLAAADSVTVTPKWFDLLRGRRNFELISIEKGSIDLQKNPAGTWNFSELQRRLAARKPPARPAPETVIGKLVVVNGSLSVQGEGVKGMNLKLFNLATGGSRSAQLDLVFQDPAGNSYHLGGTARPGDEAALDLSLSAPTLSLQRAAALFKLKTPETFQKAGGSLAVAAVLAKGELRFSGAFRFRDIQLPAARGSYPVAGSLSFTGTYGLEEDRADLADATLEIKNVAQLHGEGSVSGVRKEREFALLFAVDRVDLALLNALLADKARGGLLYGGQLRCESLRVEGSARRGVESATGVLVLEEGSVARGGEALVSGLSGKASIARKGGGVALAGRLSAPHATGTALVDALELPFDLALSPQLRPVRFESSKASARLMGVPATGDLSFDAAHPEPVSVSLKIGEAEVSSLNPLLKRYGVEAGTGVLSGKLAATGKGGSDFTATARLLLSGVSAKRGKTPAAIRDGAVTAQLGRHSGRLAASGEARLTGLTLDGKGGDARLAYRVDGTKLTLDGVQGRLGDTRLAIARLSGELPPKGATGRIPLAWELEGGALRRGDLELTGVAGRFSGQMVRSGEEQWLEGKAHLSTRSVSLNGKGIGAPALQAVFSREGGRAEVSGSLLGGKFAGLGRFRPFTPDTAQFTLSLTGAAAAQAAGFLKQDAGTRPTGGELDLRASGSYAGRRGLDCRFDAKGRNLSASRDGKRAFSGGSLFLSGSYAAGKLSIGEGLLSPGKGVALRVRGEVARAASPGREGTIAFSLPETPVDTLVDTAVNLMPQAVQEATLKGTLSGGGKLELRGGRQLLEGRLEVHGGGIDSPSQKLTISGIAGTLPVSMDFSAKAAPRPRDSREFSRGNYRRVLEELKGMSAGGNALNIDRISYGTLQLEKLALQLRASNGLMEVLPVRATLYKGAILGTGYLAMGTKAVYRADLLVNGVSLKQLCGSIPSVQGYISGKVDGVISFRGTGGGIDGTAGFVELWAREGKDEKMLVSKEFLQRLAKQKLSGFFLSRDRPYDAAEIKATLQDGDLTFNTLRIVNTNLVGVKDLNVNIAPTQNRIGLGHLLESIREAAVRGKPATGEPEQKKGAATPPPEAAPEFKWEE
- a CDS encoding DUF1318 domain-containing protein, producing MKTKLIKLLFSVSCIFLAACAVITVNVYFPEKAAKEAYKSLDDMLLKTGEAPGSQKVPPGVPPAAPQDKPQSRVFDFSLVTAAYAADTDADADALAVELSSMPQVLKAYDDMSKRLPRLNTLFASGAVGLSKQGLVVIPPSAKGKLAPQDEALVSSENQSRKVVVTSMAKAILKLQKQKESKEAMNQVLGKAAATFAETKREAAQPGWWVQLQNDRWVQK
- the radC gene encoding RadC family protein, with the protein product MSGGIKSWPVAERPREKLMRKGASALSEAELLALILGSGDAASGRSAIDLGRELMLQFKSLRALADASCLEIQQVKGIGPAKATCILAALDLSRRIREKEGRPIESFVRFTSASQVFEQLNHEFRDRHTEHFMVLLLDGKNRIITRAQISEGSLNQSIVHPREVFNAAVRQSAAAMILLHNHPTGDPTPSPEDLEVTRRLCEAGQLMGIRVLDHIIIGENEFYSFADHGQLQ
- a CDS encoding DUF47 domain-containing protein, which translates into the protein MFGLIPKDEKFFAMFRDMSHNIIEGAQLLKDMLDNFDDPVASQRKIKEVEHKGDTITHDIIKKLNKSFITPFDREDIYALSSALDDILDLIDASAQRFVMYNVSKPTPESKELAFLILKSCQTIDKTVALLGGKLEPISAYCIEVNALENEADRVCREAISRLFAEEKDPIQLIKWKEIYETLETATDKCEDAANILESVVVKNA
- a CDS encoding inorganic phosphate transporter encodes the protein MPEVTLVLLVAVIGAALLFDYINGFHDTANAIATCVSTRALTVRTAIFMAAGLNFVGAMISTKVAATIGKGIVDANNITQVVVLAGIFGAIIWNLITWYYGLPSSSSHAIIGGLVGSVVAHAGTGALHWAGLKKIVTVLVVSPIAGAFFGFMFMVGMMWIFRNKAPYNLNKVFRKLQILSAAVMAFSHGTADAQKSMGVITMALVSYGSLATFDVPNWVKISCAVAMGLGTAAGGWRIIKTVGHDFVKLQPVHGFCVETASAGVILGASAMGLPTSTTHVITSSILGVGLSKRISAVNWAVAYRIVLAWIITIPASASVGFVSYTVFSPFLGK
- a CDS encoding DUF2062 domain-containing protein translates to MLNKELWKKRIYSILSLDNHPGHIAAGFAVGVFISFTPFFGLHTALAVAAAFLFRLNKLTCITGAWVNTPITMVPVLGVSYKLGAFLRGRPIKDLPVSGALEWHNLERYAKSLVLGSSILGFVAAVVSYFLCYYLVLRFRAKDATQAEQAEEMDKVGEELE
- the proB gene encoding glutamate 5-kinase, which gives rise to MRKELLKKVKRIVVKIGSGVLTCEDNGVDPVFLNGLASQIAGLRAKGIEVVVVSSGAVAAGRPALGLPDRPRTLPQKQAAAAVGQSRLMRAYEEAFSGYDLKVAQILLTRDDLANRRRFQNARGTLDTLLSCGIIPVINENDTVVVDELKFGDNDNLSALVTNLVEAQLLLIMTDIDGLYTADPRTDPAATLIHQVGAVTREMERGAGGSGTNVGTGGMATKLAAAKKVVKSGVAAIIFAGKGEGNLARVMSGELVGTLFLPAGEALNRRKHWIAFTIKPAGNLVVDAGAKGALATHGRSLLPSGIVKVEGRFARGACVRVLDTEGIEFARGIVDYSSQEIEKICRHKSGEIEEILGFRYGDDVIHRDNLVIL